The window agacccccacggcagcaaagactttaatttccaaccgtgcgttgaatgctcaacaatacgaaggcgttggacaaaggagtaacccacgaccacatcaagtcaatgaggtaagtgccataaccgaacttcaaaatcaaatggctaaccttactactttgctttctcaggtggtggaaggtccaaaagtgcaaaacgtggcagcttgtggcgtgtgttccatgcaaggccaccttacggacaagtgcccacagttgatagaaaatggagggtgggagaccctcaatgccgtgggatttggcaaccaataccaaccaaggaatgacccattttccaatacttacaatcccggttggcgtgatcatccaaatttcaaatggcgagaaccccaacaaggccaacaacaaaacggatttaggcaacaacctccgggtttctatcaaaagacgtttgcaccaactcaaccccaagcacaacctgcccagaAGTCAGGtacttctattgataatgatcagattttgaatttactaacttctatggcgcagagcatgcaaactagggacaagaaggtggatgagttggagaagcaagtgggataaattgccgagtttatggggcagtttcgtgagcaaggcaagttgcctagctcaaccgtagtgaatccaaagggtggtttcgaatctgcaaaagccatAACTTTGCGGAGTGGGAAGCAAGTAGGATCTGACCCCCAACCTTCCAAATCACGTTCTAACGAGGTGGAggagttgataattgaagaggaggaacaagggaaggccacggcaagggtggaCACACCAATGCCGCAAGCTTTAAGTAGGCCTAAACTATCCAATTCGTCCAAGGAAGGTAAGAACGTGTCAAATTCAGTTCCTACTAACGTTTTTCCTTCGAATGCTCCTTTTCCAAATAGGtttaagcaaacaaagaaagaagaagctgaaaaggacattctagagacattccggaaagttcaagtcaacattccccttttggatgcaatcaagcaagtcccgaggtacgcCAAGTTCTTAAAGGAACTTTGCACCACAAGAAAGAGGATTTTGACCAAGGAAGTTGTGAaagtaggtgagaatgtgtcggCCATTTTACAACGCAAACtgccccccaaatgcaaagatccgggtagttttacgatTCCTTGTATCATTGGTAATACtaggtttgaatctgccatgctagacttaggtgcatcaataaatgttatgccatattcaatttatgcatctatgaacctaggagaGTTGAAAAACGATGgggtaatcatacaattggccgatagatctaatgcctatccaaagggagttttggaagatgttttggtgcaggttaatcatttgatattcccggcggatttctatgtacTTGAGATGGACGAATCGAACCATGCCCcgtcattgcccatcctccttggaaggccatttaTGAAAACTGCTCGTACGAAGATTGACGTATTTAATGGCATtttgacgatggaatttgatggggaagttatcaatttcaatctctctgattctatgaagtttcctaatgaaaatcattcatgttttgctATTGACGTAATTGattctttggcgcaggaccattttgacaatttgaaggacgatgcacttgaattggtcattgcacaaggaatggacatgaaaaacattgaaacagCCACCAAGGAACCCCACGGCAAGAATGAGGAGTCcattgccgtgccccctagtgaggaaGTCATTGAGATGGtagctgcccttgagtcattgccATCACAATCCGGTAAGTTTTTGAAACCCATTTTAAGTTCAGTTTCGACTAATAAACTGTTTCCctcagttgtgcagccacctacacttgaacttaagccgtTGCCTAGTCACTTGAAAtacgttttcttgggagaagatgagacattgcccgtcattaTCTCATCCTCACTCACGGCACTAGAAGAGAGCAAGTTAGTGAGGGTGCTAAAGGAGTACAAAACggccattggatggacattggccgacatcaaaggaattagcccaataacgtgcatgcatcgcatacttttggaggaggggtctaaaacatctcaagaggctcaacgccgtcttaaccctcccatgatggaagttgtgaaaaaggagatcataaagcttctagattgtggagttatctatccaatctcggatagtaggtgggtttcACCCATGCAATGCGTACCAAAGAAATCCGAAGTGACAGTGGTAactaatgccgagaatgagcttgttcCTCAAcgcattcaaaccggttggagggtgtgcatccactataggaagctaaacgccaccacgaggaaggaccacttcccattgccattcattgaccaaatgcttgagaggttagcgggttatgctttctattgttttcttgatggttattctggttataatcaaattgtcattgcacccgaggaccaagaaaaaaccacttttacatgtcCATTTGGTacgtttgcatatcgtcgcatgccttttggtttatgtaatgcacctgctacatttcaaagatgcatgatgagcatattttccgattatgtagagaaaataattgaagtttttatggatgattttagcgtctttggtgattcttttgatggttgcttgcataatctaagtttgatcttaaaacgttgcgttgaaactaaccttgttcttaattgggaaaaatgtcatttcatggttaaacaaggcatagttttaggacatATTATCTCTGAAAACGGCATTGAGGTGGATAAGTCCAAAATAGATctagtacgtcacttaccctctccgacttcggttagagaggttcgttcgtttcttggtcatgcaggattttatcgtaggtttatcaaagatttttcgaagatagcacaacctctttgccgtctcctacaaaaagaagtggcgtttgaattcaccaaggagtgcacggcatcattcaatcaactcaaggagttgttgaccacggcacccatcattgttccaccagattggagcctacctttcgagcttatgtgcgatgcgtccgactacgctttaggggctgttttgggacaaaggaaggacaaaaagccacacgtcatctactatgcctcacggacgttgaatgatgaactattccactacagaaaaagaacttcttgccgttgtttttgctttagataagtttagatcatatctaattggaactaaagtaattgttttcactgaccatgcagcattgaagtacttgctcaccaaaaaggaggccaagccacggctaattcggtggatgttgctacttcaagagttcgacatagagattcgtgacaagaagggaagtgagaacgtagtggctgaccacctgagccgaatggtgcataatgaggaggctttgtcgattttggagacattccccgatgaacaattgctgtccataaaggttagtgagccttggtatgctgatttggtgaactttttgatgacaaaacgaattccaagcacttacactaggcaccaacgtgataaacttaggcatgatgcacggttttatgtgtgggatgatccatatttgtggaaattttgcccggatCAAATTGTTCGTcgttgtgtgcatgattctgaatttcgttcaattttaagtttttgtcacacatatgcatgtggtgggcactttggcacacaaagaactgCCCTTAAGgtattacaatgtggattttattggcctagtatttttaaggatgctagaactttttgcttaacatgtgataaatgccaacgaatgggtaacattggtgctagggaccaaatgccgcaggtttctatcctaaatgttgaaattttcgatgtttggggtattgattttatgggtccctttccttcttcgtatggttttatatatattttgcttgcggttgattatgtgtcaaagtgggtggaagcaaaggccacccgaactaatgattctaaagtggttgcagattttattagaactaacatttttgcaaggtttggcatgccacgagtgatcattagtgatggagggtcacacttttgcaaccggaccattgaggcgttattgaggaaatacaatgtcaatcataaggtttctacgccttatcatcctcaaactaatggccaagccgaggtttccaaccgtgagatcaagcaaatcctagagaagaccgttgggccaatgaggaaggattggagtttacggttagatgatgcactttgggcgtatcgtacggcgtacaagacACCCATTGGAATGTCCCCCTTTCGGCTTGTCTATGGTAAACCGTGCCATCTCCCCGTTGAgttggagcacaaagctcattgggccgtcaagaagtttaacatgaacctcgatgaaTCGGGAAGTCACCGGAAGttccaattgaatgagcttgatgagatacggcacgaggcaTACGAGAACACAAGcatttacaaggaaaagaccaaggcattccatgataagatgattaGAGGCAAAACGTtcgcaattgggcagaaagtgctattgttcaattcctgtttacgtttgtttcccggtaagttacgttccaagtggattggaccttttgttattactaatgtttttgttcatggtgcagtccaaatccaaagcttgaaaacgggacacgaattcaaggtgaatgggcatcgtttgaagccgtACTACGAGAACTTTGAGGAGCATACCGTGGATGACATTCCCTTGCATGCCGTGGACTCCATTGAGGAGTGAATGggttcttcgtccggctgtacgacgttaaagcaagcgcttcttgggaggcaacccatgtattcaaataaagaagatctATGAATCGGTTCACAATcggttttgcgtttctaaaaaccttccatttacttttgtcattttgagttgttgcttgtttaattatttttggttatgattttctattttgaaacattaacaaatatgcaagggatttttgacattaaacttcatgaaaataaacagcaaactgggaaataaagaaacatagcataatacaagagggagccttcacaaaggctgcttgggaggagtcgcagtagtcggcggagtctcagaagtcggtggggccacggaatgaggaggtatcggaggttgatcagttgaagcttcactacgcggtgccgccccagaagacgaaggcagatgctgttggaacaaacccacaaaccttcggtgatcaagtaaaatctgatcatcagtttcctgcagctggtcaattttcctcttcatgtttgtggcataattgtgtgcaagcttgtgcaattgtttattttcatgcttgagtcctctaatcttctctttgagactctgtatttcagccaccaacgattcaacgtgacgggttcgagcaaataggcgttgagccatgttggacacagaacccgcacactgcacgctaagagccaaagactccttaaccgccaattcattagaccgtctagcgagcagtctgttatctctggg is drawn from Malus domestica chromosome 14, GDT2T_hap1 and contains these coding sequences:
- the LOC139191249 gene encoding uncharacterized protein; translated protein: MPQALSRPKLSNSSKEGKNVSNSVPTNVFPSNAPFPNRFKQTKKEEAEKDILETFRKVQVNIPLLDAIKQVPRYAKFLKELCTTRKRILTKEVVKVGENVSAILQRKLPPKCKDPGSFTIPCIIGNTRFESAMLDLGASINVMPYSIYASMNLGELKNDGVIIQLADRSNAYPKGVLEDVLVQVNHLIFPADFYVLEMDESNHAPSLPILLGRPFMKTARTKIDVFNGILTMEFDGEVINFNLSDSMKFPNENHSCFAIDVIDSLAQDHFDNLKDDALELVIAQGMDMKNIETATKEPHGKNEESIAVPPSEEVIEMVAALESLPSQSATYT